The Moorena producens PAL-8-15-08-1 genomic interval TGGTGGAGAAACCCCTGGTGGTGGAGAAACCCCTGGTGGTGGAGAAACCCCTGGTGGTGGAGAAACCCCTGGTGGTGGAGAAACCCCTGGTGGTGGAGAAGCTAAAAAGTTAACTGATATTGCCGGTCATTGGGCAGAGGATTTCATCGAGGGATTGTACAGTAAAGGCTACATTAGTGGCTTTGGTGATGGCAGCTTTAAGCCAGACCAAACCATGACCCGTGCTGAATATGCGGCCTTGTTGGTAAACGCGTTCAATCCTCAAGCTGAAAGGGCAGCCAAGGATTTCACTGATGTTGCTTCCAATTATTGGGCTTACGAAAAGATTAAACAAGCCTATCGTGGTGGATTCCTGTCTGGCTACCCTGGGGGGACATTCAAACCCACAGACAAGGTTCAGCGTGCCCAAATCATTGTTTCACTGGTGAATGGGTTAGACTTAACGGCTTCTAGCCCCAATGCCTTACAAGCCTACGATGACAGCGGTTCCATTCCTACCTACGCCATTGACGCTGTCAAAACCGCAACCAAAAAAGAAATTATCGTAAATCACAGCAATATCAAGCAACTCAACCCCACTCGCAATGCCACCCGTGCTGAAGTAGCTGCGATGGTTTATCAAGCCTTGGTGGATGCTAACAAAGTCAGCGCCATTAACAATCAATATATTGTCAAATTTCAGGACGACGGGATACCCACATTCGCCGACATTCAAAACCACTGGGCGAAAGAGTTTATTCAGGGATTGTTGGCAGAAGGTATGATTTCAGGTGTTGATAACACTAACTTTAAACCTAACGATAAGATCAACCGTGCTCAATATGCGGCCTTGATTAGCAAAGCGTTTAACCCTCCAGCCAAAAGGGAGGCCAAGCAATTCAAAGATGTCGGTGATGGGTCTTGGGCTAAGGATGCGATTCAAAAAGCCTATCGTGGTGGATTCCTATCTGGTTACGCTAATGGCAACTTCGGACAAGCCGATAATGTCAAGCGAGCGGATGTAATTGTTTCCTTAGTAAATGGTTTGGGTTTAAAAGAATCGGATCCCAATGCTTTGGATCTCTATGATGACAAAGGAGATATTCCCAGCTATGCCACAGATCAAGTCATAACCGCTACTAAAAAACTGATTGTGGTCAATTCCCCTGACCAGAGGAAACTCAATCCCGTGCGTGAGGCCACTCGTGGTGAGGTAGCTGCGATGGTTTATCAGGCTTTGCTGGATCAGGGCACACTAACTGCTGCTGTGAATAGTGAGTACATTGTGGTTGGTTGATTTATGGTTTGGATCTGACCGGGGTTAGATCAACTAAATCTTTCTGAAAACATCGGTAGCCTGCTGAGTGCAGGCTTTTTTTATATAGCGCTAGGTGCAAGGCAAGAAGCAAGAAGCCAAAAATCGAGGGTGAACTGTAAGATATAGGCAGTAAAAGCAGGCAGACTATCTAGGCAACAATTCTTGAAAATCTATCTAAAGAATGCTATCCTCCTGCTCAGGAAATTAGCAACTGGTGAACCCTCTGATGGGTGACACCGCCGTTTTGCTGTGTTCTTAAGCGTTTTGGGTAATCCTAAATTATGGCAACTCTATACGTCAATCCAGCTACTGGAAGTGATAGCGCTGATGGTAGCGAATCTACGCCCTTTAAAACTATTACCAAAGCCTTCGATTCAGCTGGATCAGGTGACGAGATTCAACTAAAACCTGGTACTTATAATAGTGCCAGTGGTGAAACCTTCCCGCTGAAAGCTCCCTCTGGTGTAAAGATTATAGGGGATGAAGCAAACAAAGGCAAGGATATCTTAATTGAAGGCAACGGATTGTTCAACACCCGTTTCGGTGGTGGTCAAAACGTGACCCTGATCCTAGCTAAGGATACCGAGCTCAGGGGAGTAACCATGACCAATCGTGAGCGCCGAGGTACTGGTGCCTGGATTGAGTCTGGTAGCCCTGTAGTAGCTAATTGTACCTTCAAAGAGTGCAATCGTGAAGGGGTTAATGTCACAGGTGAGGCGGCACCAGAAATTAAAAATAATGATTTCATTGGTAGTGATATCGAGGGTCAAGGGATATCGATTACCAGGGATGGCAAAGGGAACATCCAAGGCAATACCTGTAAAAAAATGGGTAATGGCATTGCTGTTGATAATAATGCAGCGCCCAGGCTGGTGGATAACACAACCTCTGAAAACATCTTTGGGATAGTGGTTTCTGGGGACGCTCGACCGATACTGCGTAAGAATCGGATTGAAAACAACGAAAGATTTGGTCTGTCAGTTGCTGGCAATGGTTTTCCCGATTTGGGAACCACAGCAGAGCCAGGGGAAAACATACTGGTTAACAACGGTGAGTTTGATTTAAAAAATTTCACCACGGTTGAGCTGAAATCAGTGGGCAATTTTTTAGTTGCCTCAAAAGCCAGTGGTCCGGTTTCAATTCAGGATGCGATCGCTGAAGTGCCTAAACCCACTGACCCACCTGATCCGGTTGACCCACCTGATCCTGTTGACCCACCTGATCCGGTTGACCCACCTGATCCGGTTGACCCACCTGATCCTGTTGACCCACCTGATTCAACTAAAAAGTTAACTGATATTGCCGGTCATTGGGCAGAGGATTTCATCGAGGGATTGTACAGTAAAGGATACGTTAGTGGCTTCAATGATGGCAGCTTTAAGCCAAACCAAACCATGACTCGTGCTGAATATGCGGCCTTGTTAGTCAACGCGTTCAATCCTCAACCTGAAAGGGCAGCCAAGGATTTCACTGATGTTGATTCCAAGTATTGGGCTTACGAAAAGATTAAACAAGCCTATCGTGGTGGATTCCTCTCTGGCTACCCTGGGGGGACATTCAAACCCACAGATAAAGTCCAGCGTGCCCAAATCATTGTTTCACTGGTGAATGGGTTAGACTTAACGGCTTCTAGCCCCAATGCCTTACAAGCCTACGATGACAGCGGTTCCATTCCTACCTACGCCATTGACGCTGTCAAAACCGCAACCAAAAAAGAAATTATCGTAAATCACAGCAATATCAAGCAACTCAACCCCACTCGCAATGCCACCCGTGCTGAAGTAGCTGCGATGGTTTATCAAGCCTTGGTGGATGCTAACAAAGTCAGCGCCATTAACAATCAATATATTGTCAAATTTCAGGACGACGGGATACCCACATTCGCCGACATTCAAAACCACTGGGCGAAAGAGTTTATTCAGGGATTGTTGGCAGAAGGTATGATTTCAGGTGTTGATAACACTAACTTTAAACCTAACGATAAGATCAACCGTGCTCAATATGCGGCCTTGATTAGCAAAGCGTTTAACCCTCCAGCCAAAAGGGAGGCCAAGCAATTCAAAGATGTCGGTGATGGGTCTTGGGCTAAGGATGCGATTCAAAAAGCCTATCGTGGTGGATTCCTATCTGGTTACGCTAATGGCAACTTCGGACAAGCCGATAATGTCAAGCGAGCGGATGTAATTGTTTCCTTAGTAAATGGTTTGGGTTTAAAAGAATCGGATCCCAATGCTTTGGATCTCTATGATGACAAAGGAGATATTCCCAGCTATGCCACAGATCAAGTCATAACCGCTACTAAAAAACTGATTGTGGTCAATTCCCCTGACCAGAGGAAACTCAATCCCGTGCGTGAGGCCACTCGTGGTGAGGTAGCTGCGATGGTTTATCAGGCTTTGCTGGATCAGGGCACACTAACTGCTGCTGTGAATAGTGAGTACATTGTGGTTGGTTGATTTATGGTTTGGACTTGACCAGAGTTAGATCAACTAAATCTTTTTGAAAACATCGGTAGCCTGCTGAGTGCAGGCTTTTTTTTGTATAGCGCCATAATTTTCAGTGATTGACCTATGGTCACGCTACGCGAACAGCTATCAGCGTGACCCTAATCCCTAATCCCCAAAATCGGAGTTATTGGTACTTCAGTTGACCTGGTTCCGCAATAGTTTTAAGCAATGGTTTTGATTCTAATGGGAACTAGTTTCGTTGCTGGCATTCTGGTAAAGGAATAGAGTAGAGTCCTGGAATTAGAACTAGGTAATGTGTCGGTGATCTACCCAAGTAAATAAAGTTGGCAGATCTGAGTACGCCATCAAAATGGATTTTTATTGCTTTCCCGATGGCTGCGATCACGCAGCGCCTCTGTAGGGGAATCGTGTAGGGTATTCAGGGCAAGAATCACATCCCGTAAACCCGTCCCATAGCCAATGCGTGTAAGTCTCTTCAATTGAACTTAAAAACACCCCTGGGTATCGATTTCAGCGATTTAGGGAACTGACATATCACTAGCAGCTCTGTCTTTGGTTTGGGTTTTAACAATCCCTCAGAGAAAAAGTACCCTTAGGGGTACCGTTAAGCAGCCAAAAATTTATGATGATAAGGATTAAGCACCGCGTACAGAATTAATTACCGACTTTAATTATCTGAAACTCTTGCTGTAAAAGAGTTTCAGATTTTGAAGAAAATGTGTAATTTAATTTTGTGTACCTGCTTATTAACCGCACCTAACTAAATTAACTTTGGACAAAACGGCTTTTTGCCCAAAGTCCAAGTTAATTCAGAATCTTAACTATTGGCAGATAATCTATGACTGAATTTCTTGATGTACAAAATGGATTGTACAACGCTATGGTACAAGGACTGGGACTCTCCGAGAATTCTTTTCAATTGATCCAACCATCACCTCCACTTGTCCCCGATGATGACGATGCTCTCTGGAATTACTTCAATAACATTCCTCCAGTTTCCCTGACCCAAAATTACATTGCATCAGGTGGTAATCAGTTTTTCAGTAACTATAAAGGATTCAACTCCGCACTAACAAGCGTAGTTGAAAGTCGCTTGATCCGGGATGTTGGGCAAGAAATCATTGATGAATTCCAAGATTATATATTTAGCAGGAATTCACTACCATCATTAGGACAATTACCCAGCCTTTTCCGTCGTTGGGCGTTTTTTCGCTATCCCAACGTCGCAAACAAAGGAGCTTCAGCCTATGCTGCCGCGTTACTTGATCCTGTCGCATCAGCCCAGCTAGCGTTTGGGCTATACGAAGGAGATCCGCTTGAGGGGATTCCGGATAAAAAACCCGATTGGGATCTTGGCTATCAGGAACTTGTAATCCAGTTAAGATCAGCACCCAGCCGCTCATTCAACTTTCAGCGTTCTACTATGAAGACTGATGTGACTAAAACTTGGTCGGGCGGTGGTCACTCTGGGTTCTTTGGGCTGTGGAGAGGCAGCAGCAGCAGGTCAAGTGAAAGTAGGAAATTTGCTAATAGTAATTTCACTTTGACTGCCTCATTTGGTCATGTCCTCCGTTTTGCAACAGTCCCTGGATCTTGGTACTCATCTGCAGCGACGGGATTAGCATACTCCAACAGGAATGGTGCACCGTGGAATCCTGAATCCCCAATCAATTGGAACAATACTTTCGATCCAAAGACGGGCAATATAGCTCGCCTCATGGTCAATCTGATTGTGGTTGATACGATGAAACTTAAGATCGAATCTTTCGCTAAGTACGAGGAGGATGATCAGGTTACGATCCGACGTAATTCAGGAGGAGGGTTGTGGCCTTTCTACTCTAGCGGTAATTCGAGAGGTGTCTCCAACACAGTCGATTTCGACGATGAAGGAAAGATGACAATTACCGTTGATAGCGAACCGGGTGTACCCATTGTTATTGGTGGTG includes:
- a CDS encoding S-layer homology domain-containing protein; translated protein: MATLYVNPATGSDSADGSESTPFKTITKAFDSAGSGDEIQLKPGTYNSASGETFPLKAPSGVKIIGDEANKGKDILIEGNGLFNTRFGGGQNVTLILAKDTELRGVTMTNRERRGTGAWIESGSPVVANCTFKECNREGVNVTGEAAPEIKNNDFIGSDIEGQGISITRDGKGNIQGNTCKKMGNGIAVDNNAAPRLVDNTTSENIFGIVVSGDARPILRKNRIENNERFGLSVAGNGFPDLGTTAEPGENILVNNGEFDLKNFTTVELKSVGNFLVASKASGPVSIQDAIAEVPKPTDPPDPVDPPDPVDPPDPVDPPDPVDPPDPVDPPDSTKKLTDIAGHWAEDFIEGLYSKGYVSGFNDGSFKPNQTMTRAEYAALLVNAFNPQPERAAKDFTDVDSKYWAYEKIKQAYRGGFLSGYPGGTFKPTDKVQRAQIIVSLVNGLDLTASSPNALQAYDDSGSIPTYAIDAVKTATKKEIIVNHSNIKQLNPTRNATRAEVAAMVYQALVDANKVSAINNQYIVKFQDDGIPTFADIQNHWAKEFIQGLLAEGMISGVDNTNFKPNDKINRAQYAALISKAFNPPAKREAKQFKDVGDGSWAKDAIQKAYRGGFLSGYANGNFGQADNVKRADVIVSLVNGLGLKESDPNALDLYDDKGDIPSYATDQVITATKKLIVVNSPDQRKLNPVREATRGEVAAMVYQALLDQGTLTAAVNSEYIVVG
- a CDS encoding S-layer homology domain-containing protein, giving the protein MATLYVNPATGSDSADGSESTPFKTITKAFDSAGSGDQIQLKPGTYNTGSGETFPLKAPSGVKIIGDEANKGKDILIEGNGLFNTRFGGGQNVTLILAKDTELRGVTMTNRERRGTGAWIESGSPMVANCTFKECNREGVNVTGEATPDVKDNNFIGSGIEGQGISITRDAKGNIQGNTCIKMGNGIAVDGNAAPRLVDNTTSQNIFGIVVSGDARPILRGNRIENNERFGLSVSGKGLPDLGTAGDPGGNALRNNGEFDLKNYTTVELISVGNELVATKASGPVSIEDAIVIGPGGGETPGGGETPGGGETPGGGETPGGGETPGGGETPGGGETPGGGEAKKLTDIAGHWAEDFIEGLYSKGYISGFGDGSFKPDQTMTRAEYAALLVNAFNPQAERAAKDFTDVASNYWAYEKIKQAYRGGFLSGYPGGTFKPTDKVQRAQIIVSLVNGLDLTASSPNALQAYDDSGSIPTYAIDAVKTATKKEIIVNHSNIKQLNPTRNATRAEVAAMVYQALVDANKVSAINNQYIVKFQDDGIPTFADIQNHWAKEFIQGLLAEGMISGVDNTNFKPNDKINRAQYAALISKAFNPPAKREAKQFKDVGDGSWAKDAIQKAYRGGFLSGYANGNFGQADNVKRADVIVSLVNGLGLKESDPNALDLYDDKGDIPSYATDQVITATKKLIVVNSPDQRKLNPVREATRGEVAAMVYQALLDQGTLTAAVNSEYIVVG